A genomic stretch from Corvus cornix cornix isolate S_Up_H32 chromosome 9, ASM73873v5, whole genome shotgun sequence includes:
- the LOC104683672 gene encoding coagulation factor IX-like isoform X2 — protein sequence MGSSSLLAIFLLLMCSINSSCPFSYSVFMRKDKAHEVLQVHKRANYFLEEIRPGNLERECNEEKCSFEEAKEIFQSQEKTMEFWFNYKGLNPCSTNPCNNGGVCKVRHYSYFCICPPAFGGHNCETEKLECWYKNGGCWQYCRDGDSAFHVVCSCARDYALHEDGKRCVQAAPFPCGLIKARWALEEQRLGPKWLRSGQWEHRDVVPKWNGNTEGMVRQTELEHSDVGVKETLKDAFGQSVCTKGDTGQTGMADVFSWNKTQVGSVTQKPLWDSAVGQELDVSKHYEAVEETARPGRPRGALAAQGEPTQGPAGQNKTTAPAARWEGTAGNTTEQNQQGEGSGQNGTGAVQHGNEGLHQSSDGGDVLDTPQPAPQPSQANIGSTWEQYDSRVTGGTLCHRGHCPWQVLLRNSRNVGFCGGSLISRRWVLTAAHCLDLVSPQHVTLGDFDKYQREFKEQKIAVERSWTHPHYNSNNYNGDIALLYLSSAAVLNEYVIPICLPSPNLAALLSEEGRVGMVSGWGATHDRGSTLRFLMKVRLPIVGLERCQQAMDRLLTDSMFCAGHSTATADACKGDSGGPFTVSHRNTWFLLGIVSWGEGCAEQGKYGVYTRVSNYIPWIKEVVESVADSEDFTIDFS from the exons ATGGGGAGCAGCTCCTTACTTGCGATATTTCTCCTCCTGATGTGCTCCATCAACAGCAGCTGCCCGTTTTCATATTCAG TGTTTATGAGAAAAGACAAAGCCCATGAGGTGCTGCAAGTCCATAAACGTGCCAACTACTTCCTAGAAGAGATTCGCCCAGGGAACCTGGAGAGAGAATGCAACGAGGAAAAGTGTTCGTTTGAGGAGGCTAAGGAGATCTTCCAGTCACAGGAGAAAACA ATGGAATTTTGGTTCAATTACAAAG GCTTAAATCCATGTAGTACAAATCCCTGTAACAATGGTGGAGTGTGCAAAGTAAGACACTACAGTTACTTTTGCATCTGCCCCCCCGCATTTGGAGGACACAACTGTGAAACAG AAAAGTTGGAGTGCTGGTACAAGAACGGCGGCTGCTGGCAGTACTGCAGGGACGGCGACAGCGCCTTCCACGTGGTGTGTTCCTGCGCCAGGGACTACGCCCTGCACGAAGATGGGAAGAGATGCGTGCAGGCAG CACCGTTTCCCTGTGGCCTGATCAAAGCCAGGTGGGCTCTGGAGGAACAGCGGCTGGGGCCGAAATGGCTCCGCAGCGGCCAatgggagcacagggatgtcGTGCCCAAGTGGAATGGGAACACAGAGGGCATGGTTAGGCAGACAGAGCTGGAACACAGTGATGTTGGGGTAAAGGAGACTTTAAAGGATGCTTTTGGACAGAGCGTGTGCACAAAGGGTGACACTGGACAAACGGGGATGGCAGATGTTTTCAGCTGGAACAAGACACAGGTGGGCTCTGTGACCCAGAAACCACTGTGGGACAGTGCCGTGGGGCAAGAGCTGGATGTCTCTAAGCACTACGAGGCAGTGGAGGAGACCGCCAGGCCTGGTAGGCCCAGGGGagccctggctgcccagggTGAGCCGACCCAGGGTCCTGCAGGGCAGAACAAGACCACAGCACCTGCGGCCAGATGGGAAGGAACAGCGGGAAATACTACGGAGCAAAACCAGCAAGGGGAGGGCTCTGGCCAGAACGGAACAGGAGCTGTTCAGCATGGGAATGAGGGGCTGCATCAGAGCAGTGACGGGGGAGATGTTTTGGACACGCCTCAGCCCGCCCCTCAGCCCTCCCAGGCAAACATCGGCTCTACCTGGGAGCAGTATGACTCCAGAGTAACGGGAGGAACACTGTGTCATCGTGGACATTGCCCCTGGCAG GTGCTGCTCCGGAACAGCCGGAACGTCGGGTTCTGCGGCGGGAGCCTCATCAGCCGGCGCTGGGTGCTCACGGCTGCGCACTGCCTAGACCTCGTCAGCCCCCAGCACGTCACCCTGG GAGACTTTGACAAATACCAGAGAGAGTTCAAGGAACAGAAGATCGCTGTGGAACGGAGCTGGACGCACCCACATTACAATTCCAACAACTACAACGGTGACATTGCCCTGCTCTActtgagcagtgctgctgttttgaATGAGTACGTGATTCCCATCTGCCTGCCCAGCCCTAACCTGGCTGCACTGCTCTCCGAAGAGGGGAGAGTGGGGATGGTTAGTGGCTGGGGAGCCACACACGACAGGGGCTCCACCCTGCGCTTCCTCATGAAGGTGCGGCTGCCCATCGTGGGCCTGGAGCGCTGCCAGCAGGCCATGGACAGGCTCCTCACCGACAGCATGTTCTGTGCAGGGCACAGCACGGCCACGGCCGATGCCTGCAAGGGGGACAGCGGGGGGCCCTTCACTGTGTCCCACCGCAACACCTGGTTCCTCCTGGGCATTGTCAGCTGGGGcgagggctgtgctgagcaagGGAAATACGGCGTATACACCAGAGTATCCAACTACATCCCTTGGATCAAAGAGGTGGTTGAAAGTGTAGCAGATTCAGAAGACTTTACAATTGACTTTTCTTAA
- the IWS1 gene encoding protein IWS1 homolog isoform X1, translating to MDTHYYGGEQSDDGGATPVQDERDSGSDVEDEGNEQHSGSENGSVGHHSENEHSDGEDDRQVGEPHMTDSENEDIPRQKDSDSDNEEPPNHNVSDSENEATHGGKDSDSDTEDHPNRHLSDSENEEALNHRASDSDNGEPPRDHSSDFENEESHKQPASDSESEELQKQPGSDSESEELQKQPASDSESEDVSRHKQIESEDSDGEDRKEDVQNDSHHSDNEHVRKGFQGSDSEDEAPKRHKISDSEEDEKEEEKTVKRKTAILSDSEDDSEKTPAKKVRILSDVEESDSDAASEKSDKRKKNVVSDSEEEDEEGKENAGKKKEKDLFGSDSESGNEQENLIADIFGESGDEEEEEFTGFNQEDLEEEKGGGDTKETADESDSDDNIKRGKHMDFMSDFDMMLQRKKSMSGKRRRNRDGGTFISDADDVVSAMIVKMNEAAEEDRQLNTQKKPALKKLTLLPTVVMHLKKQDLKETFIDSGVMSAIKEWLSPLPDRSLPALKIREELLKILQELPSVSQETLKHSGIGRAVMYLYKHPKESRPNKDMAGKLINEWSRPIFGLTSNYKGMTREEREQRDLEQMPHRRKLSSSGGQTPRRDLEKVLTGEEKALRPGDPGFCARARVPMPSNKDYVVRPKWNVEMESSRNDNRVTSGTVASLPLPLKMAVFAELASKKRTLLHRKCFFNPQDFVFRTGM from the exons ATGGACACCCACTATTACGGCGGGGAGCAGTCAG ATGATGGAGGAGCTACTCCGGTGCAAGACGAGCGAGACTCAGGATCTGATGTGGAAGATGAAGGAAACGAGCAGCATTCTGGATCCGAGAATGGAAGTGTAGGGCACCATTCAGAG aatgAACACAGTGATGGAGAAGATGACAGGCAAGTAGGAGAGCCTCATATGACAGactctgaaaatgaagataTCCCAAGGCAAAAAGACAGTGACTCAGATAATGAGGAGCCCCCAAATCACAATGTAAGTGattcagaaaatgaagcaaCGCATGGAGGGAAAGACAGTGATTCTGATACTGAGGACCATCCAAACCGGCATTTAAGTGACTCTGAAAATGAAGAGGCCTTAAATCATCGAGCGAGTGACTCTGACAATGGAGAACCTCCGAGGGATCACAGCagtgattttgaaaatgagGAGTCACACAAGCAGCCAGCCAGTGACTCTGAGAGCGAGGAGCTCCAGAAGCAGCCAGGCAGTGACTCCGAGAGTGAAGAGCTCCAGAAGCAGCCAGCCAGTGACTCAGAGAGTGAGGATGTCTCCAGACACAAGCAGATAGAGTCTGAAGATAGCGATGGGGAGGACAGGAAGGAAGACGTGCAGAATGACTCTCATCATTCAGATAATGAACATGTAAGGAAAGGATTTCAGGGCTCTGACAGTGAAGATGAAGCCCCTAAGAGACATAAAATATCGGACAGTGAGGAAgatgagaaagaggaagaaaagacgGTGAAGAGGAAAACAGCCATCCTTTCTGACAGTGAGGATGACAGTGAGAAAACAC ctgcaaaAAAGGTACGAATCCTTTCTGATGTTGAAGAATCAGATAGTGACGCTGCTTCAGAGAAATctgacaaaaggaagaaaaatgttgtgTCTGATAGTGAGGAGGAGGAcgaagaaggaaaagagaatgctgggaagaaaaaagagaaagatctGTTTGGCAGTGACAGTGAATCTGGAAATGAACAAGA GAACCTGATCGCAGATATATTTGGAGAATCTGgtgatgaggaagaggaggaatttACG GGTTTTAACCAGGAGgatttggaggaagaaaaaggtggCGGAGACACGAAGGAGACAGCAGATGAATCGGACTCTGATGATAACATCAAAAGAGGGAAGCA CATGGACTTCATGTCAGATTTTGACATGATGCTGCAGCGGAAGAAGAGCATGAGCGGCAAGCGCAGGCGGAACCGTGACGGGGGAACTTTCATCAGTGACGCAGATGATGTGGTCAGTGCCATGATTGTGAAGATGAATGAAGCTGCTGAG GAGGATCGTCAGCTGAATACACAAAAGAAACCAGCACTAAAGAAGTTAACTTTGCTACCAACTGTAGTTATGCATCTTAAAAA GCAGGATCTCAAAGAAACTTTCATCGACAGTGGTGTTATGTCTGCCATCAAAGAGtggctttctcctcttccagacCGAAGTCTGCCAGCACTAAAGATAAGGGAGGAGCTTCTGAAGATCCTGCAAGAG CTGCCCAGTGTGAGCCAAGAGACCCTGAAGCACAGTGGCATTGGACGGGCTGTGATGTACCTGTACAAACACCCCAAGGAGTCGAGACCGAACAAGGACATGGCTGGGAAGCTGATCA atgaaTGGTCTCGACCCATCTTTGGCCTTACCTCAAACTACAAAGGCATGACCAGAGAAGAGAGGGAACAGCGAGATTTGGAACAGATGCCTCATCGAAGGAAATTGAGCAG CTCTGGTGGTCAGACTCCCCGCAGAGACCTGGAGAAAGTGTtgacaggagaggaaaa GGCTCTCAGGCCCGGGGACCCTGGTTTCTGTGCCCGTGCGAGGGTGCCAATGCCCTCCAACAAAGACTACGTGGTCAGGCCCAAGTGGAACGTGGAGATGGAGTCCTCCAGG AATGACAACAGAGTAACATCTGGTACTGTGGCTTCTTTGCCTCTACCTCTGAAAATGGCTGTCTTTGCTGAGCTTGCCTCCAAGAAGAGGACTCTTTTGCACAG GAAGTGTTTCTTCAACCCACAGGACTTTGTGTTCAGAACAGGAATGTAG
- the LOC104683672 gene encoding coagulation factor IX-like isoform X1, whose protein sequence is MGSSSLLAIFLLLMCSINSSCPFSYSVFMRKDKAHEVLQVHKRANYFLEEIRPGNLERECNEEKCSFEEAKEIFQSQEKTMEFWFNYKGLNPCSTNPCNNGGVCKVRHYSYFCICPPAFGGHNCETVVALGAARRPCAAVTARCRCFPGRKVGVLVQERRLLAVLQGRRQRLPRGVFLRQGLRPARRWEEMRAAPFPCGLIKARWALEEQRLGPKWLRSGQWEHRDVVPKWNGNTEGMVRQTELEHSDVGVKETLKDAFGQSVCTKGDTGQTGMADVFSWNKTQVGSVTQKPLWDSAVGQELDVSKHYEAVEETARPGRPRGALAAQGEPTQGPAGQNKTTAPAARWEGTAGNTTEQNQQGEGSGQNGTGAVQHGNEGLHQSSDGGDVLDTPQPAPQPSQANIGSTWEQYDSRVTGGTLCHRGHCPWQVLLRNSRNVGFCGGSLISRRWVLTAAHCLDLVSPQHVTLGDFDKYQREFKEQKIAVERSWTHPHYNSNNYNGDIALLYLSSAAVLNEYVIPICLPSPNLAALLSEEGRVGMVSGWGATHDRGSTLRFLMKVRLPIVGLERCQQAMDRLLTDSMFCAGHSTATADACKGDSGGPFTVSHRNTWFLLGIVSWGEGCAEQGKYGVYTRVSNYIPWIKEVVESVADSEDFTIDFS, encoded by the exons ATGGGGAGCAGCTCCTTACTTGCGATATTTCTCCTCCTGATGTGCTCCATCAACAGCAGCTGCCCGTTTTCATATTCAG TGTTTATGAGAAAAGACAAAGCCCATGAGGTGCTGCAAGTCCATAAACGTGCCAACTACTTCCTAGAAGAGATTCGCCCAGGGAACCTGGAGAGAGAATGCAACGAGGAAAAGTGTTCGTTTGAGGAGGCTAAGGAGATCTTCCAGTCACAGGAGAAAACA ATGGAATTTTGGTTCAATTACAAAG GCTTAAATCCATGTAGTACAAATCCCTGTAACAATGGTGGAGTGTGCAAAGTAAGACACTACAGTTACTTTTGCATCTGCCCCCCCGCATTTGGAGGACACAACTGTGAAACAG TGGTAGCTCTGGGAGCTGCCCGGCGCCCGTGCGCAGCTGTGACCGCGCGGTGCCGGTGTTTTCCTGGCAGAAAAGTTGGAGTGCTGGTACAAGAACGGCGGCTGCTGGCAGTACTGCAGGGACGGCGACAGCGCCTTCCACGTGGTGTGTTCCTGCGCCAGGGACTACGCCCTGCACGAAGATGGGAAGAGATGCGTGCAG CACCGTTTCCCTGTGGCCTGATCAAAGCCAGGTGGGCTCTGGAGGAACAGCGGCTGGGGCCGAAATGGCTCCGCAGCGGCCAatgggagcacagggatgtcGTGCCCAAGTGGAATGGGAACACAGAGGGCATGGTTAGGCAGACAGAGCTGGAACACAGTGATGTTGGGGTAAAGGAGACTTTAAAGGATGCTTTTGGACAGAGCGTGTGCACAAAGGGTGACACTGGACAAACGGGGATGGCAGATGTTTTCAGCTGGAACAAGACACAGGTGGGCTCTGTGACCCAGAAACCACTGTGGGACAGTGCCGTGGGGCAAGAGCTGGATGTCTCTAAGCACTACGAGGCAGTGGAGGAGACCGCCAGGCCTGGTAGGCCCAGGGGagccctggctgcccagggTGAGCCGACCCAGGGTCCTGCAGGGCAGAACAAGACCACAGCACCTGCGGCCAGATGGGAAGGAACAGCGGGAAATACTACGGAGCAAAACCAGCAAGGGGAGGGCTCTGGCCAGAACGGAACAGGAGCTGTTCAGCATGGGAATGAGGGGCTGCATCAGAGCAGTGACGGGGGAGATGTTTTGGACACGCCTCAGCCCGCCCCTCAGCCCTCCCAGGCAAACATCGGCTCTACCTGGGAGCAGTATGACTCCAGAGTAACGGGAGGAACACTGTGTCATCGTGGACATTGCCCCTGGCAG GTGCTGCTCCGGAACAGCCGGAACGTCGGGTTCTGCGGCGGGAGCCTCATCAGCCGGCGCTGGGTGCTCACGGCTGCGCACTGCCTAGACCTCGTCAGCCCCCAGCACGTCACCCTGG GAGACTTTGACAAATACCAGAGAGAGTTCAAGGAACAGAAGATCGCTGTGGAACGGAGCTGGACGCACCCACATTACAATTCCAACAACTACAACGGTGACATTGCCCTGCTCTActtgagcagtgctgctgttttgaATGAGTACGTGATTCCCATCTGCCTGCCCAGCCCTAACCTGGCTGCACTGCTCTCCGAAGAGGGGAGAGTGGGGATGGTTAGTGGCTGGGGAGCCACACACGACAGGGGCTCCACCCTGCGCTTCCTCATGAAGGTGCGGCTGCCCATCGTGGGCCTGGAGCGCTGCCAGCAGGCCATGGACAGGCTCCTCACCGACAGCATGTTCTGTGCAGGGCACAGCACGGCCACGGCCGATGCCTGCAAGGGGGACAGCGGGGGGCCCTTCACTGTGTCCCACCGCAACACCTGGTTCCTCCTGGGCATTGTCAGCTGGGGcgagggctgtgctgagcaagGGAAATACGGCGTATACACCAGAGTATCCAACTACATCCCTTGGATCAAAGAGGTGGTTGAAAGTGTAGCAGATTCAGAAGACTTTACAATTGACTTTTCTTAA
- the IWS1 gene encoding protein IWS1 homolog isoform X5: MTDSENEDIPRQKDSDSDNEEPPNHNVSDSENEATHGGKDSDSDTEDHPNRHLSDSENEEALNHRASDSDNGEPPRDHSSDFENEESHKQPASDSESEELQKQPGSDSESEELQKQPASDSESEDVSRHKQIESEDSDGEDRKEDVQNDSHHSDNEHVRKGFQGSDSEDEAPKRHKISDSEEDEKEEEKTVKRKTAILSDSEDDSEKTPAKKVRILSDVEESDSDAASEKSDKRKKNVVSDSEEEDEEGKENAGKKKEKDLFGSDSESGNEQENLIADIFGESGDEEEEEFTGFNQEDLEEEKGGGDTKETADESDSDDNIKRGKHMDFMSDFDMMLQRKKSMSGKRRRNRDGGTFISDADDVVSAMIVKMNEAAEEDRQLNTQKKPALKKLTLLPTVVMHLKKQDLKETFIDSGVMSAIKEWLSPLPDRSLPALKIREELLKILQELPSVSQETLKHSGIGRAVMYLYKHPKESRPNKDMAGKLINEWSRPIFGLTSNYKGMTREEREQRDLEQMPHRRKLSSSGGQTPRRDLEKVLTGEEKALRPGDPGFCARARVPMPSNKDYVVRPKWNVEMESSRNDNRVTSGTVASLPLPLKMAVFAELASKKRTLLHRKCFFNPQDFVFRTGM, from the exons ATGACAGactctgaaaatgaagataTCCCAAGGCAAAAAGACAGTGACTCAGATAATGAGGAGCCCCCAAATCACAATGTAAGTGattcagaaaatgaagcaaCGCATGGAGGGAAAGACAGTGATTCTGATACTGAGGACCATCCAAACCGGCATTTAAGTGACTCTGAAAATGAAGAGGCCTTAAATCATCGAGCGAGTGACTCTGACAATGGAGAACCTCCGAGGGATCACAGCagtgattttgaaaatgagGAGTCACACAAGCAGCCAGCCAGTGACTCTGAGAGCGAGGAGCTCCAGAAGCAGCCAGGCAGTGACTCCGAGAGTGAAGAGCTCCAGAAGCAGCCAGCCAGTGACTCAGAGAGTGAGGATGTCTCCAGACACAAGCAGATAGAGTCTGAAGATAGCGATGGGGAGGACAGGAAGGAAGACGTGCAGAATGACTCTCATCATTCAGATAATGAACATGTAAGGAAAGGATTTCAGGGCTCTGACAGTGAAGATGAAGCCCCTAAGAGACATAAAATATCGGACAGTGAGGAAgatgagaaagaggaagaaaagacgGTGAAGAGGAAAACAGCCATCCTTTCTGACAGTGAGGATGACAGTGAGAAAACAC ctgcaaaAAAGGTACGAATCCTTTCTGATGTTGAAGAATCAGATAGTGACGCTGCTTCAGAGAAATctgacaaaaggaagaaaaatgttgtgTCTGATAGTGAGGAGGAGGAcgaagaaggaaaagagaatgctgggaagaaaaaagagaaagatctGTTTGGCAGTGACAGTGAATCTGGAAATGAACAAGA GAACCTGATCGCAGATATATTTGGAGAATCTGgtgatgaggaagaggaggaatttACG GGTTTTAACCAGGAGgatttggaggaagaaaaaggtggCGGAGACACGAAGGAGACAGCAGATGAATCGGACTCTGATGATAACATCAAAAGAGGGAAGCA CATGGACTTCATGTCAGATTTTGACATGATGCTGCAGCGGAAGAAGAGCATGAGCGGCAAGCGCAGGCGGAACCGTGACGGGGGAACTTTCATCAGTGACGCAGATGATGTGGTCAGTGCCATGATTGTGAAGATGAATGAAGCTGCTGAG GAGGATCGTCAGCTGAATACACAAAAGAAACCAGCACTAAAGAAGTTAACTTTGCTACCAACTGTAGTTATGCATCTTAAAAA GCAGGATCTCAAAGAAACTTTCATCGACAGTGGTGTTATGTCTGCCATCAAAGAGtggctttctcctcttccagacCGAAGTCTGCCAGCACTAAAGATAAGGGAGGAGCTTCTGAAGATCCTGCAAGAG CTGCCCAGTGTGAGCCAAGAGACCCTGAAGCACAGTGGCATTGGACGGGCTGTGATGTACCTGTACAAACACCCCAAGGAGTCGAGACCGAACAAGGACATGGCTGGGAAGCTGATCA atgaaTGGTCTCGACCCATCTTTGGCCTTACCTCAAACTACAAAGGCATGACCAGAGAAGAGAGGGAACAGCGAGATTTGGAACAGATGCCTCATCGAAGGAAATTGAGCAG CTCTGGTGGTCAGACTCCCCGCAGAGACCTGGAGAAAGTGTtgacaggagaggaaaa GGCTCTCAGGCCCGGGGACCCTGGTTTCTGTGCCCGTGCGAGGGTGCCAATGCCCTCCAACAAAGACTACGTGGTCAGGCCCAAGTGGAACGTGGAGATGGAGTCCTCCAGG AATGACAACAGAGTAACATCTGGTACTGTGGCTTCTTTGCCTCTACCTCTGAAAATGGCTGTCTTTGCTGAGCTTGCCTCCAAGAAGAGGACTCTTTTGCACAG GAAGTGTTTCTTCAACCCACAGGACTTTGTGTTCAGAACAGGAATGTAG